One stretch of Streptomyces sp. 135 DNA includes these proteins:
- a CDS encoding YceI family protein has translation MGIFSRRQTATLDPAPAGGRGTPFPAAGDAGLDPALRALTGQWTIDRPHSRIGFSVRHAMVTTVRGAFGDYDSTLYFDGARPSASRAEITIRVASVDTGVEQRDAHLVGRDFFDANRYPEMVFRSTSTVHEGGETFRMAGDLTIRDVTRPVELQLDYLGSVVDPFGYERAGFDGTTTIDRTAWGLVYNQRLEAGGTMVSEKVRLQFDISAIRTTPLA, from the coding sequence ATGGGCATCTTCAGCCGTCGCCAGACCGCCACCCTCGACCCGGCGCCCGCCGGGGGCCGCGGTACGCCCTTCCCGGCGGCCGGCGATGCCGGGCTCGACCCGGCGCTTCGCGCGCTGACCGGGCAGTGGACCATCGACCGCCCGCACAGCCGCATCGGGTTCTCGGTGCGGCACGCGATGGTCACGACCGTGCGGGGCGCCTTCGGTGACTACGACAGCACGCTGTACTTCGACGGTGCGCGGCCCTCCGCGTCGCGGGCCGAGATCACCATCCGGGTCGCCAGTGTCGACACGGGCGTGGAACAGCGGGACGCGCACCTCGTGGGCCGCGACTTCTTCGACGCGAACCGCTATCCGGAGATGGTGTTCCGCAGCACCTCCACGGTCCACGAGGGCGGGGAGACCTTCCGCATGGCGGGGGATCTGACCATCCGCGACGTCACCAGGCCCGTCGAGCTGCAACTCGACTACCTCGGTTCGGTCGTGGACCCGTTCGGGTACGAGCGGGCCGGTTTCGACGGCACCACCACCATCGACCGCACCGCATGGGGCCTGGTCTACAACCAGCGCCTGGAGGCGGGCGGCACGATGGTGAGCGAGAAGGTCCGGCTGCAGTTCGACATCTCCGCCATCCGGACCACACCCCTGGCCTAG
- a CDS encoding cation diffusion facilitator family transporter yields MGHDHGPSSAATGGTLSGTYRNRLLWTICISGAITAIQVVGALLSGSLALLADAAHSLTDAVGVSLALGAITLAQRAPTPRRTFGFYRVEIFSAVLNALFLVAVFVWVLWSAIGRLSEPVEVKGGLMFAVAVGGLLANLVGLWLLRDAKEKSLNLRGAYLEVLGDALGSVAVIVGGLVILLTGWQAADPIASIVIGLLIVPRAYGLLRDSVHVLLEATPQDVDLGEVRRHLLAEPGVVAVHDLHGWTVTSGMPVLTAHVVVTDAALAAGYGALLTRLQRCVAGHFDVAHSTLQLEPRGHTEEGGALHL; encoded by the coding sequence ATGGGGCACGACCACGGCCCGTCCTCCGCGGCGACGGGCGGCACGCTCAGCGGGACGTACCGGAACCGGCTGCTGTGGACCATCTGCATCAGCGGCGCCATCACCGCCATCCAGGTGGTCGGCGCGCTCCTGTCCGGCAGTCTCGCGCTCCTCGCCGACGCCGCGCACAGCCTCACCGACGCGGTCGGCGTCTCCCTCGCGCTCGGCGCCATCACCCTCGCGCAGCGTGCGCCGACGCCGCGGCGCACGTTCGGCTTCTACCGGGTGGAGATCTTCTCGGCGGTCCTGAACGCGCTCTTCCTCGTCGCGGTCTTCGTCTGGGTCCTGTGGTCGGCGATCGGCCGCCTCAGCGAGCCGGTGGAGGTCAAGGGCGGCCTGATGTTCGCGGTCGCGGTCGGTGGGCTCCTCGCCAACCTCGTGGGCCTGTGGCTGCTGCGGGACGCCAAGGAGAAGAGCCTCAACCTGCGCGGCGCCTACCTGGAGGTCCTCGGGGACGCGCTCGGCTCGGTCGCCGTGATCGTGGGCGGCCTGGTCATCCTGCTGACGGGGTGGCAGGCCGCCGACCCGATCGCGTCGATCGTCATCGGCCTGCTGATCGTGCCGCGTGCGTACGGCCTCCTGCGGGACTCCGTCCACGTCCTCCTGGAGGCGACCCCGCAGGACGTCGACCTCGGGGAGGTCCGGCGCCATCTCCTGGCGGAGCCGGGCGTCGTCGCCGTGCACGACCTGCACGGCTGGACCGTGACGTCGGGCATGCCAGTGCTCACCGCCCACGTGGTGGTCACGGACGCCGCCCTCGCGGCCGGATACGGCGCACTGCTCACCCGCCTCCAGCGGTGCGTCGCCGGCCACTTCGACGTGGCGCACTCGACGCTGCAACTGGAGCCCCGGGGCCATACGGAGGAGGGCGGGGCGCTGCACCTGTGA
- a CDS encoding mechanosensitive ion channel family protein, protein MTRALTLHDWMMAGIAVAAGVAAGLLLRALLRWLGERASRTRWSGDDVIVDALRTLVPCAAITAGLAAAAGALPLTPRTGRNVTMTLTALLILAATLTAARIVTGLVRAVAQSRSGVAGSATIFVNITRVVVLAMGFLVVLQTLGISIAPLLTALGVGGLAVALALQDTLANLFAGVHILAAKTVQPGDYIQLSSGEEGYVVDINWRNTVVRSLSNNLVIIPNAQLASTNMTNFSRPEQELSITVQVGVSYDSDLEQVERVTAEVVDEVMKEITGAVPDHEAAIRFHTFGDSRISFTVILGVGEFSDQYRIKHEFIKRLHQRYRAEGIRVPAPARTVTVQQGELPPPLGIPHQRDVSTPPRVH, encoded by the coding sequence ATGACCCGTGCGCTCACACTGCACGACTGGATGATGGCCGGGATCGCGGTGGCCGCCGGCGTCGCGGCCGGACTGCTGCTGCGCGCGCTGCTGCGCTGGCTGGGCGAGCGGGCGAGCCGCACCCGGTGGAGCGGTGACGACGTCATCGTCGACGCGCTGCGGACGCTGGTGCCGTGCGCGGCCATCACCGCCGGGCTCGCCGCCGCGGCGGGCGCGCTGCCGCTCACCCCGCGCACCGGACGCAACGTCACGATGACACTGACGGCCCTGCTGATCCTCGCGGCGACGCTGACGGCGGCCCGGATCGTCACCGGCCTCGTCAGGGCCGTGGCGCAGTCGCGCTCCGGGGTGGCGGGCTCGGCCACCATCTTCGTGAACATCACGCGGGTCGTCGTGCTCGCCATGGGATTCCTCGTCGTCCTCCAGACCCTCGGCATCTCCATCGCACCGCTGCTGACCGCGCTCGGCGTCGGCGGTCTCGCGGTCGCCCTCGCGCTGCAGGACACCCTCGCCAACCTCTTCGCCGGTGTGCACATCCTCGCGGCGAAGACCGTGCAGCCCGGTGACTACATCCAGCTGAGCAGTGGTGAGGAGGGCTACGTGGTCGACATCAACTGGCGGAACACGGTGGTCCGTTCGCTCTCCAACAACCTCGTCATCATCCCGAACGCCCAGCTGGCGAGCACCAACATGACCAACTTCAGCCGTCCCGAGCAGGAGCTGTCGATCACGGTGCAGGTCGGGGTGAGCTACGACAGCGACCTGGAGCAGGTCGAGCGGGTCACGGCCGAGGTCGTGGACGAGGTGATGAAGGAGATCACCGGTGCGGTCCCCGATCACGAGGCGGCGATCCGCTTCCACACGTTCGGGGACTCGCGGATCAGCTTCACGGTGATTCTCGGCGTCGGCGAGTTCAGCGACCAGTACCGCATCAAGCACGAGTTCATCAAGCGCCTGCACCAGCGCTACCGCGCCGAGGGCATCAGGGTGCCCGCCCCGGCCCGCACGGTCACCGTGCAGCAGGGCGAGCTGCCGCCGCCGCTCGGCATCCCGCACCAGCGGGACGTCTCCACCCCGCCGCGGGTCCACTGA